A DNA window from Thermodesulfobacteriota bacterium contains the following coding sequences:
- a CDS encoding efflux RND transporter permease subunit, producing MTSWSFWPDRESSGMVWSSQQRNGRPANEQIPRGTGFQMNPTKFSLRYPSVTLILTAMVVLVGVYAFLKMQRTEDPTITIRTGIVAAMYPGATSEQVEKQVTKTLEKHIFKFPEVRKEKTFSTSRPGLVIINVELEDNVKNSDQFWAKLRDEMILVRGTELPAGVQGPVVDSDFGDTVAMLVAIHGKQYGYRELRDYADKIHDEMRNVREVGKLVTYGNQGEEIWITGSLERMSQYLADPGQVANALRQRNVIQSAGDFEADRSKIPIRTTGVFNTEDEIRNVLVDVSREGHPAYIKDFSEVERRYQDPTFKVRYDGDPCLLLSVEMQKGKNIVELGEKLEEVFQRLKVLLPPDVQLDLVANQPGVVEERIETLSHEFLLAIISVVIVTIVLLPFRVALIAALAIPVTLCGTLGIMNVFGIALHQVSIAALIMVLGIVVDDAIVIADNYVELLDRKVPKPEAAWRSASDVFVPVLTATITIIASFLPLLILTGSVGEFIMALPITVAIALAVSFIVAVVLTPILCRFFIRKGLHDHDAAEARGEEKKSLLDRLQTNY from the coding sequence GTGACGAGCTGGTCGTTCTGGCCGGACAGGGAAAGCTCAGGAATGGTCTGGTCGTCTCAGCAACGGAACGGCAGACCGGCGAATGAACAAATACCGAGAGGAACGGGTTTCCAGATGAATCCGACAAAGTTTTCCCTTCGCTATCCTTCCGTTACGCTCATTCTGACGGCGATGGTCGTCCTGGTCGGCGTCTACGCCTTCCTGAAAATGCAGCGAACGGAAGATCCGACGATCACCATCCGGACCGGGATCGTGGCCGCGATGTATCCCGGGGCAACCTCCGAGCAGGTGGAAAAACAGGTAACGAAGACCCTCGAAAAACACATCTTCAAATTCCCCGAGGTGCGGAAGGAGAAGACTTTTTCGACCAGCCGCCCCGGCCTCGTCATCATCAACGTCGAACTGGAAGACAATGTAAAGAATTCCGACCAGTTCTGGGCGAAGCTGCGCGACGAGATGATCCTCGTTCGCGGTACCGAACTCCCGGCGGGCGTCCAGGGTCCGGTGGTCGATTCCGATTTCGGCGATACGGTTGCCATGCTGGTCGCCATCCACGGCAAACAGTACGGCTACCGAGAGCTCCGCGATTACGCGGACAAGATCCACGACGAAATGCGCAACGTGCGCGAGGTGGGGAAACTCGTAACCTACGGAAATCAGGGCGAAGAAATCTGGATCACCGGCAGCCTCGAAAGGATGTCGCAGTATCTGGCCGACCCGGGCCAGGTGGCGAACGCACTGAGGCAGCGGAACGTCATCCAGAGCGCTGGAGACTTCGAGGCGGACCGATCGAAGATCCCCATAAGGACCACCGGGGTTTTCAACACCGAGGACGAGATCCGGAACGTGCTGGTCGACGTTTCGAGGGAGGGACATCCGGCATACATCAAGGACTTCTCCGAGGTGGAGCGCCGGTATCAGGATCCGACGTTCAAGGTGCGCTACGACGGCGACCCCTGCCTGCTCCTCTCGGTCGAGATGCAGAAGGGGAAGAACATCGTCGAACTCGGCGAAAAGCTGGAAGAAGTATTCCAGCGCCTCAAGGTGCTTCTTCCCCCGGACGTCCAGCTTGACCTGGTCGCCAACCAGCCGGGAGTGGTCGAGGAGCGGATTGAGACGCTCAGTCATGAATTCCTTCTCGCCATCATTTCCGTGGTGATCGTGACGATCGTGCTCCTTCCTTTTCGGGTTGCTCTCATCGCCGCTCTGGCGATACCGGTGACCCTTTGCGGCACCCTCGGCATCATGAACGTCTTCGGCATTGCCCTCCACCAGGTGTCGATCGCAGCGCTCATCATGGTCCTCGGAATCGTGGTGGACGACGCCATCGTGATCGCAGATAACTACGTCGAGCTCCTGGACCGGAAGGTGCCCAAGCCGGAAGCGGCTTGGCGGAGCGCGAGCGATGTCTTCGTCCCGGTCCTCACCGCGACCATCACCATCATCGCCTCCTTCCTGCCGCTCCTGATCCTGACCGGCTCGGTCGGCGAATTCATCATGGCGCTCCCGATTACCGTTGCGATCGCGCTGGCGGTTTCCTTCATCGTGGCGGTCGTGCTTACCCCCATTCTCTGCAGATTCTTCATCAGGAAGGGATTACACGACCACGACGCCGCAGAGGCCCGCGGCGAGGAAAAGAAGAGCCTGCTGGACCGGCTCCAGACGAACTAC
- a CDS encoding efflux RND transporter periplasmic adaptor subunit: protein MKDRRKPLAAAICLSLLGVALTACTGNTHGKESGIDVVSVIVGKAKKVQERETISVSGTVSTPDSPANASFLVSGKVVHVGPREGDYVREGQVLASIDPTDYQLTLSAAKAQKDQAEVAYRRAEDEHRRMKILYDSKSLAANDYLKFKAAVDSSAQQYEQAVASEELTRKRLADATLCAPIGGYIAKRLIEPGDTAIPGRPVFEIVQMNPVEVNVGVPETDVRRVRIGQTADIKVPALPGKSFGGKVRILNVSADPGTRTYMARIAVANPEKLLRVGMVAEATIRGDRTVSMMTLPGDAIVRDPQGATQVFVYYPGQRSVYTKRVDVGVVLNRDVEIRSGLSGDELVVLAGQGKLRNGLVVSATERQTGE, encoded by the coding sequence ATGAAGGACCGGAGGAAACCGTTGGCGGCGGCGATATGCCTGTCGCTGTTGGGAGTGGCGCTGACCGCCTGCACAGGCAACACGCACGGCAAGGAATCGGGCATCGATGTCGTCTCCGTGATCGTCGGGAAGGCAAAGAAGGTCCAGGAGAGGGAAACCATCTCGGTGAGCGGGACGGTTTCGACACCCGATTCGCCCGCGAACGCGAGCTTTCTCGTTTCCGGCAAAGTGGTGCACGTCGGGCCGCGGGAAGGGGATTACGTAAGAGAGGGGCAGGTTCTCGCCTCCATCGATCCGACCGATTACCAGTTGACGCTGTCGGCGGCCAAGGCACAAAAAGACCAGGCCGAAGTCGCATACCGGCGCGCCGAGGACGAGCATCGGCGGATGAAGATCTTGTACGACTCGAAGAGCCTGGCGGCCAACGATTACCTGAAATTCAAGGCGGCAGTCGATTCATCCGCGCAACAGTACGAGCAGGCCGTTGCCTCGGAAGAGTTGACCCGGAAGCGTCTTGCCGATGCAACGCTCTGTGCCCCCATCGGCGGCTACATCGCGAAAAGGCTGATCGAGCCCGGCGATACGGCGATTCCGGGACGCCCTGTCTTCGAGATTGTCCAGATGAACCCCGTGGAAGTGAATGTCGGGGTGCCGGAAACGGACGTACGGCGCGTCCGGATCGGACAGACGGCGGACATCAAGGTTCCCGCCCTACCGGGGAAGTCGTTCGGAGGGAAGGTTCGCATCCTCAACGTCTCCGCAGATCCCGGTACTCGAACCTACATGGCCAGGATCGCCGTGGCGAATCCGGAGAAGCTGTTGCGCGTGGGGATGGTGGCGGAAGCGACCATACGCGGGGACCGGACGGTATCGATGATGACGCTTCCGGGGGACGCGATTGTGCGCGATCCGCAGGGGGCGACGCAGGTATTCGTCTACTATCCCGGCCAGAGGAGCGTATACACCAAGCGGGTGGACGTCGGCGTGGTCCTCAACCGGGATGTCGAGATAAGAAGCGGCCTTTCCGGTGACGAGCTGGTCGTTCTGGCCGGACAGGGAAAGCTCAGGAATGGTCTGGTCGTCTCAGCAACGGAACGGCAGACCGGCGAATGA
- a CDS encoding NAD(P)H-dependent oxidoreductase → MTDLLYVTCNVRNPEASGSLSLGHEFLEEYLRWNPQKAVRFLDLYRDSIQRIDQDLLDVWERIGRDESYALFSDEERRKIYRIWRLADQFGACDRYIFVTHSLNLWFPAEFKTYVDAICVPGRTYRLTPQGAKGTFHDGGRRSLHLHAGPPFPFGKEQDQSVAYLRSVLQFLGVTDQVTVLLPTDNPERSSVEAKEKYKVARRRLLGLARVF, encoded by the coding sequence ATGACCGACCTGCTCTACGTCACATGCAATGTCAGGAATCCGGAGGCGTCCGGTTCCCTTTCCCTGGGTCATGAATTTCTGGAGGAATACCTTCGCTGGAATCCTCAAAAGGCGGTGCGGTTTCTCGACCTGTACCGGGACAGCATCCAGCGCATCGATCAGGACCTTCTCGACGTCTGGGAACGGATCGGGCGCGACGAGAGCTACGCTCTTTTTTCGGATGAAGAGCGACGCAAGATCTACCGCATCTGGCGTCTGGCCGACCAGTTTGGAGCTTGCGACAGATACATCTTCGTGACCCACAGCCTGAATCTCTGGTTCCCGGCCGAGTTCAAGACGTACGTCGATGCGATCTGCGTTCCCGGTCGTACCTACCGGCTTACGCCGCAGGGGGCGAAGGGAACGTTTCACGACGGGGGCAGAAGATCCCTGCACCTGCATGCGGGGCCACCGTTCCCCTTTGGAAAGGAGCAGGATCAGAGCGTTGCCTACCTGCGCTCGGTTCTCCAATTCCTCGGGGTCACCGATCAGGTGACCGTGCTCCTTCCGACAGACAACCCGGAAAGAAGTTCCGTCGAGGCGAAGGAAAAATACAAAGTAGCGCGGCGCAGGCTGTTGGGGCTGGCTCGCGTTTTTTGA
- a CDS encoding sigma 54-interacting transcriptional regulator, which produces MENQDGFLKEITLRICSSLDIKESLHSAFDYLRGHLPLDLLSLIILDERLSAIRRIAQAHGAGVVLPDEIIPLPEGMREKIAARNLAEPFVVDAETDDIFRILMPLSRYEGNTDLIVPLRLKEELLGGLILRAGGEGRYRKEQVELLRDVGKPFAIALANALAHEEVLRYQAILLDDKRFLNRELRGGAPDEIIGGNTGLRNVMEMVRQVAPLNNTVLLLGETGTGKELIANAIHFSSPRKDGPFIKVNCGALPENLIDSELFGHEKGAFTGAVAESRGRFERADGGTIFLDELGELPPSAQLRLLRVLQYHLVERLGGKRPIPVDIRVIAATHRNLQSMLTEGSFREDLWYRISGFPIIVPPVRQRKEDVPALTRHFLAVKSRELGIAAYPSIAPGALLRLMEYDWPGNVRELENLVERELIRHRAGPLTFEEVLPPEGGRKKPAAAGEAAPGLPLKLEEAMSAHICEVLKLAKGKIHGRGGAAEMLGMNPNTLRWRLDKLGIIYRRRDRKKTSM; this is translated from the coding sequence ATGGAAAACCAGGATGGATTTCTCAAGGAAATCACCCTCAGAATCTGCAGCAGCCTGGACATAAAGGAATCGCTGCACAGTGCGTTCGATTACCTGAGGGGGCACCTGCCGCTTGACTTGCTGTCCCTTATCATCCTGGACGAACGGCTGAGCGCGATCCGCCGCATCGCTCAGGCACATGGGGCCGGCGTTGTCCTTCCCGACGAAATCATCCCGCTGCCGGAAGGGATGCGGGAAAAGATCGCGGCGCGGAATTTAGCCGAACCGTTCGTCGTGGACGCGGAAACGGACGACATATTCCGTATCCTCATGCCGCTTTCGAGGTACGAAGGGAACACGGACCTGATCGTGCCGTTGCGCTTGAAGGAAGAGCTGCTCGGAGGGCTGATTCTGCGGGCGGGGGGAGAAGGGAGATATAGAAAAGAACAGGTTGAACTCCTCCGGGATGTCGGCAAGCCGTTTGCGATCGCCCTTGCCAATGCCCTCGCCCATGAAGAGGTGCTCCGCTACCAGGCCATCCTGCTGGACGACAAGCGCTTCCTGAACCGGGAGCTGCGCGGCGGCGCCCCGGACGAAATCATCGGCGGCAACACCGGACTGCGAAACGTGATGGAGATGGTCCGCCAGGTGGCGCCGCTGAACAACACGGTCCTTCTGCTCGGCGAAACCGGAACCGGAAAGGAATTGATCGCCAACGCGATCCACTTCTCCTCCCCGCGCAAGGACGGCCCTTTCATCAAGGTAAACTGCGGCGCCCTCCCGGAGAATCTGATCGACAGCGAGCTGTTCGGCCACGAGAAGGGGGCTTTTACCGGGGCGGTCGCCGAGAGCAGGGGACGGTTCGAGCGGGCCGACGGCGGAACCATTTTTCTCGACGAGCTCGGCGAGCTTCCGCCTTCGGCGCAGCTGCGGCTGCTGCGGGTGCTCCAGTACCACTTGGTGGAGAGATTGGGAGGAAAGCGCCCGATCCCCGTCGACATCCGGGTGATCGCAGCCACGCACCGCAACCTTCAGAGCATGCTGACGGAGGGCAGCTTCCGCGAAGACCTGTGGTACAGGATCAGCGGCTTTCCGATCATCGTTCCGCCGGTGCGGCAGAGGAAGGAGGATGTTCCGGCCCTGACACGCCATTTTCTGGCGGTAAAGAGCAGGGAGCTCGGCATCGCCGCATATCCCTCCATAGCGCCAGGCGCCCTTCTTCGGCTCATGGAGTACGACTGGCCCGGCAACGTGCGCGAGCTGGAGAACCTGGTCGAGCGCGAGTTGATCCGGCACCGTGCCGGACCGCTGACCTTCGAAGAGGTCCTCCCGCCTGAGGGAGGAAGGAAGAAGCCGGCTGCCGCCGGCGAAGCCGCTCCCGGTCTTCCCCTGAAACTGGAAGAAGCCATGTCGGCCCACATCTGCGAGGTGCTAAAACTTGCCAAGGGAAAAATTCACGGTCGCGGAGGGGCCGCGGAGATGTTGGGGATGAACCCCAACACCCTCCGCTGGCGCCTGGACAAGCTCGGTATCATCTACCGCCGCCGGGATCGGAAAAAGACATCAATGTAA